In Natator depressus isolate rNatDep1 chromosome 9, rNatDep2.hap1, whole genome shotgun sequence, a single genomic region encodes these proteins:
- the LOC141993492 gene encoding aquaporin-12-like, with amino-acid sequence MAGLNVSIAFFLSVVAICEVVRQVSKRLLPLGVYHDLVRELVSSLQLCACCLELRMLMDIGPWGGGFGPDVILTLRFILYLIHGVSFDGASANPTVSLQEFLVMDSSFVVTAVKLLVQFVGMEAAGILTTHYWSWELTDFHLIQNLMALDCNSSIHTSLYHGIFVEGVCSFFFHLVALKFQHNDPRYRAPILAVTVTTLAYTAGPFTGAFFNPTLASMVTFHCSGNILQEYIQVYWLGPLTGMLTSLLLYQGTIPRLFQKNLLYSPKSKYRTPKGKAVPGLKQTEDNGEGQPQL; translated from the exons ATGGCGGGGTTGAATGTTTCCATTGCCTTCTTTCTCTCAGTTGTGGCTATTTGTGAGGTGGTCAGGCAGGTTTCCAAGAGACTTCTGCCTCTTGGAGTGTACCATGATCTTGTCAGAGAACTGGTCAGCTCATTACAGTTGTGTGCTTGCTGCCTTGAGTTGAGGATGCTGATGGATATTGGTCCCTGGGGTGGTGGCTTTGGCCCAGATGTAATTCTGACCCTCCGCTTCATTCTCTACTTGATTCATGGTGTGTCTTTTGATGGAGCTTCTGCTAACCCCACTGTGTCTCTCCAAGAATTCCTGGTCATGGATTCCTCCTTTGTGGTTACTGCTGTCAAACTTCTGGTCCAGTTTGTGGGAATGGAGGCAGCTGGGATTCTCACCACACACTACTGGTCCTGGGAGCTGACTGACTTCCACCTCATCCAGAATCTAATGGCCCTGGATTGCAATTCCTCTATCCATACCTCTTTGTACCATGGCATCTTTGTGGAAGGCGTCTgctctttctttttccatttggTGGCTCTCAAGTTCCAGCACAATGACCCTCGGTACAGAGCGCCCATCCTGGCAGTGACTGTGACCACCCTGGCTTACACAG CTGGGCCTTTCACAGGGGCCTTTTTCaaccccaccctggcctccatGGTTACTTTTCACTGCTCTGGGAACATCCTGCAAGAATACATCCAGGTTTACTGGCTGGGACCCCTCACAG GGATGCTCACATCCCTTCTCTTGTACCAGGGGACGATCCCAAGGCTCTTCCAGAAGAACCTTCTTTACAGCCCGAAGAGCAAATACCGGACCCCcaaggggaaggctgtgcctggGCTCAAACAGACAGAAGACAATGGGGAAGGGCAGCCGCAGCTGTGA